From the Streptomonospora nanhaiensis genome, the window CGGGGACCTGGGTGAGGTCGTCGTGGCGGAACCCGCCGATGTCGCCCAGGGCCGAGACGAGCGGCACGCCGCCGGGCGGGGCCGCGAGGTCGTTGACGGCGGTCTCCTCGATCCCGGCGGCCTTGACCTCGATGGTGAACCGCCGGCCGGCGTCCCAGGCGGTGAGGTCGTCGGTGCCGTACAGGGTGGCGCCGGTGCCGTACATCATGCGGTCGGAGTCGTGCGGGTCGATCTCCATGGCCTGGGTCATCCAGCCGAGCTTGGGCGAGGTGACCGGGGGCTGCGGGTTCTCCCCGAAGGTCAGCCACGGCGCGGCGGAGACGTCCAGGTCGTAGCGGTTGATCCGCTCGGGGTAGGAGCCGTAGCGCCACGCCTGGGTCCAGGTGCCGCCGCCGTCGGTGGTGCGGTAGATCTGCACGTCGGGCCACCAGGAGATCTGGGTGCTCACCATCAGGGTCCCCGGGTTCTGCCGGTCGATGGTCAGCCCGCCGTAGCCGAAGTGGTTGTCGGGCGAGTCCGAGGGCACCGGGCTGATGTTGGTCCACTCCTCGGTGGCGAAGTCGAACCGCCACACGTCGCCGCTGCCGCCGTCGTAGGGGCCGCCGGTGTCGCTGGTGGAGATGTAGAGGCGCCCGTTCTCGTGGTCGACCACGCCCTCGATGGCCAGGTGGCCCTCGGGCTGGCCGGGCACCCGCTCCCAGGTCCGCCCGGCGTCGCCGCTGCGGTAGACGGTGTTCTCCTTGTCCATCACGCCGACGTAGACGTCGGGGGTGGGGCTGCCGGGTGAGCCGCTGCTCCGGTCGAAGGCGATCCAGCCCACGCCCTGGTTGTCGCTGGAGTAGCCGGAGCCGTCGCCCGGGTTGGCCACGTAGTCGCCGGGGTTGGGGAAGGAGGCGACCTTGGACCACGTGGCGCCGTGGTCGGTGCTGCGCCACAGGCCGTTGCCGCCGGGGGCGCCGAGGTAGAGGACCCGGTTGTCGTTGGGGTCGACGGACAGCCGCTCCACGCCGCGGCCGGGCATGTTCCCGCCGAGCTTGAACGGCAGTTCGGTGACCTCCCAGGTCTCGCCGCGGTCGGTGGACCGCAGGACCGCGCCGTTGTCGGGGTCCCAGGAGTTGGTGTAGCCGCCCACGGCGGCGTACACCCGGTCGGGGTCGACCGGGTCGGTGGCCAGGCCGGCCACGCCGGTCCAGCCCCAGTCCTCCCAGCCGACCCAGTCCAGCAGCGGGATCCAGCGCTCGGTGTCGGGGTTCCAGCGGTAGGCGCCGCCGATGTCGGTGCGCGCGTAGATCAGGTCCGGCTCGGTCTCGTTGAAGACGATGCCCGGAACGAAGCCGCCGCCCTGGATCTGGGCGTTGCGCCAGGTGTAGCCGGTGTCGGCCAGGGCGGTACCGGGCGCGGCGGCGGTGCCCAGCGCGGTGAGCGGGGCCGCCAGCAGCAGGGCGGCGGCCGCCGAGGCGGCGCGGCGCGGGCCGGGCAGGCGGAGGCGGGCGGCGCGGAAGGCCGTGAGGGGGCGGAAAGCGCCGGATGGGGGCGGTGGCGGGCATGCGGAGGACGGGGAAGGTGCCGGTGTCACGTCAGGCTCCTCGGGGTGGGGGATGAGCCCGCTCGGCCGCGGCCCGCTGGCCGCGGAGACGACCACGGCGCGGCCGGGCGGACGGTGGGGGAGTCCGCCGCACGCCGGCGCGGGCGCGGTCGCGCGGTGACGCCGTCGTCAGTGTGCGGACCGGATCCCGGGCCCGTCAACGGGGGGAGACCGGACGGATCCGGTGCGTGTTCGACACTTTCGGCGTCCTGCGACGTCAACCCGTCGAATCGCTTCACCGCAGGACGCGAACTCTTTCCGGGCGGCCGCCCGCCCGGAGCCGGTATGGGCCCGGGGGCGCCGTCGGCGGGGGGCTCGCGCGCGCGGGCCCCGCCGCCGAGGCAGCGGCGGGTCCCGGACAAGGCGGGGGCGGGGGTCAGTCGACCACGTGCCCCTGGACGTAGTTGTCGCGCCGCTCCCAGTGCAGGAAGCGCTCGGACTCCGCCATCAGGCTGGTGGCCAGCCAGACGGCGACGCCGACGTCGTCGGCCAGTCCGAGGAAGGGGACGAAGAGCTCCGGTACCAGGTCGATCGGCGACGCGACGTAGACGACGCCCAGGACGTACAGCAGCAGCCGCGAGCCCGACAGGCCGTCGTAGTGGCCGCGGATGCGGGCTCCGAGCATGCGCGGAAGGGCGCTGGCGCGCTCCCACACGGTGGGCGCGCCCGGCCGGGCGCTGCCGGCCTGCTGCACGGCCTGCCAGGCCGCGGCTCCCGCGGCGGCGCGGTTGGACTTGCGCATTGTCTTCACCTCGGCATCTGAGTGGTCCGAATGCCCCGGCGGTGCGGCACGGGCCGCGCGGCCCCCGGAGCGGAACCGCTGCACTACTCAAGATATGACGCGTTCTTCCGCGAAAACGTTCCCTGAAACCGGCTAGGTTGGTCTGCGCGCCCGCATC encodes:
- a CDS encoding xyloglucanase → MPGPRRAASAAAALLLAAPLTALGTAAAPGTALADTGYTWRNAQIQGGGFVPGIVFNETEPDLIYARTDIGGAYRWNPDTERWIPLLDWVGWEDWGWTGVAGLATDPVDPDRVYAAVGGYTNSWDPDNGAVLRSTDRGETWEVTELPFKLGGNMPGRGVERLSVDPNDNRVLYLGAPGGNGLWRSTDHGATWSKVASFPNPGDYVANPGDGSGYSSDNQGVGWIAFDRSSGSPGSPTPDVYVGVMDKENTVYRSGDAGRTWERVPGQPEGHLAIEGVVDHENGRLYISTSDTGGPYDGGSGDVWRFDFATEEWTNISPVPSDSPDNHFGYGGLTIDRQNPGTLMVSTQISWWPDVQIYRTTDGGGTWTQAWRYGSYPERINRYDLDVSAAPWLTFGENPQPPVTSPKLGWMTQAMEIDPHDSDRMMYGTGATLYGTDDLTAWDAGRRFTIEVKAAGIEETAVNDLAAPPGGVPLVSALGDIGGFRHDDLTQVPDMMHTRPFHGSVTSLDFAERAPHTFVRVGSSDNAATSRIALSTDGGANWWAGRQPAGVTGPGTVAMAADGSAVVWSTEGAGVQVSTNYAGSWRASSGVPAGARVEADRVDPDRFYAFADGGFYVSTDGGETFRSSAAGGLPQGGGSVRFAAVPGRAGEVWLAGGTSGGAYGMWRSTDSGATFTPVAGVDEADTVGFGKAAPGADHPAVYTSARIGGVRGIFRSDDAGATWQRINDDEHRWAWTGAAITGDPDVYGRVYVSTNGRGIVYGDPAGGG
- a CDS encoding YkvA family protein: MRKSNRAAAGAAAWQAVQQAGSARPGAPTVWERASALPRMLGARIRGHYDGLSGSRLLLYVLGVVYVASPIDLVPELFVPFLGLADDVGVAVWLATSLMAESERFLHWERRDNYVQGHVVD